Proteins from one Chanodichthys erythropterus isolate Z2021 chromosome 15, ASM2448905v1, whole genome shotgun sequence genomic window:
- the LOC137037319 gene encoding counting factor associated protein D-like — translation MAEEERSIDFGGRTVPDFGKKYHVKGELNLPHSEDSDPEPFEVWYDLEGNRSRIDYRNSTVRTFLIGNDLDYGVIYQITPVPIKEIKYFQLKGTKEDPIRPQAALPDLQGFEFEKMEDYAGVQCEVWKKVTQAGHKKNTYRLWVKRPEGSDSPAVPYHFEMEGFNTLLESHNDKYMIDYSDFSSQTESDIFTPPGGMTYEEFPDPPEEHQILANPLQDYVSTSPVSHAHRLFGSFKEKFNRQYESEKEHEERENYFIHSVRCVHSTNRAGLTFSCGINHFADWSKAEKARMTGGLIIPDQIKEDTK, via the exons TCGGTGGCAGAACAGTTCCTGATTTTGGAAAGAAGTATCATGTCAAAG GTGAGCTGAATTTGCCTCATTCTGAAGATTCTGATCCAGAACCGTTTGAAGTTTGGTACGACCTCGAGGGGAACAGAAGTCGCATCGACTATCGTAACA GTACAGTGCGCACTTTTCTGATTGGAAACGACTTGGATTATGGCGTCATTTACCAGATCACACCAGTGccaattaaagaaattaaatatttcCAGCTTAAAGGAACAAAGGAGGATCCAATACGTCCACAGGCGGCACTGCCTGATCTGCAGGGCTTTGAA TTTGAGAAGATGGAGGATTACGCAGGCGTTCAGTGTGAGGTCTGGAAGAAGGTCACACAGGCTGGTCATAAGAAGAACACATATCGTCTGTGGGTCAAACGTCCAGAGGGAAGTGATTCCCCAGCCGTCCCGTACCACTTTGAGATGGAGGGCTTCAACACTCTTTTGGAGTCCcacaatgacaaatacatgatTGACTACAGTGACTTCAGCTCACAAACTGAATCGGACATTTTCACACCCCCTGGAG GAATGACCTATGAGGAGTTTCCAGATCCTCCTGAGGAGCATCAAATATTGGCCAATCCCCTTCAAGACTATGTCAGCACCTCCCCTGTTAGCCACGCCCACCGATTGTTCGGCTCCTTTAAGGAGAAGTTTAATCGTCAGTATGAAAGTGAGAAGGAGCACGAGGAGCGCGAGAACTACTTTATACATAGTGTTCG CTGTGTGCACTCTACGAACAGAGCCGGTCTAACATTCAGCTGCGGTATCAATCACTTCGCTGATTGGTCAAAGGCAGAAAAGGCCAGGATGACAGGAGGTTTAATAATTCCAGATCAGATAAAGGAAGATACAAAATAG